TCTGCGATTGCACCACTGAACAGGGCGATGACCAGCCATGGCAGCCGACCCGCCACTGCCAGGCCGGAGATCGCCACAGGATCGTGGGTCACCGAGACCGCGAGCATGGGGAACACTGCCGTTCTGATGCCCTCGCCCACCGAGGAGACGCCGAACGCATTAGTGATGAGCGTGGTGCGTCGTTTCACTGCCGCCGTGGTCACACTGGCCCTCTCGTTCGCGTGCGGAGCACATCATCAGGTACAGCCAGCCAACGTGAGGTCCACGGTCCCGGCCCTCGCTGCCACGGACCACACCAGGATCCGCTGTCCATGAGATCCGCCAGATGAGAAAAGCCGACCACCTTCGCTCGTTCACCAGCCCCCGACCCGTCACCCGTCCGCAGCGCAACGACCGCGTTGCGGCCTCCCGCGTCAATGCCGAGCAAGGCACCAGAACTGACCATTTTCGCGGAGCGTGGGAACGGCGCCGTCGGCCCGTTCGGGCCCACGACCAGATCCCGGATGTGCGGACCACCCGCACCTGCATGCCCCGTGGTCTCCCCGGCCGCGGACAGTCGTGTGCGCGCGTCGGTGGCGCGGGCCAGCCAGCAGCCTGCCCGGGAGAAAGTGACCGGGCGTCTCGCCGTGCCTTCCATGTCGACGCCCCGTCCCCACGCGGGGTCGACCAGGGACGCAGACGGCCATTTCGCCAGCCCTTCTTGGGAGGTGAGAGCGGCCGAGAGTGTCTCCAGGAATATCTCTCCCAGGATCCAGGGGGGTAGCAGCATCTCGCCGTCCTTGGTGTCCGGTTCGGCGATCGCGGGGTTAAGTGCCGCCGAGGCAGGCACGCGAGCGAAGGGCTTGTCCCCTTTCCCCAGCGTCACCCAGGAACGTTGCCAGCTTCCCCGATGCCGGTCTCCGGAAGCATGACGCACGGAGAACTCGACCTTTTCCGAAGAGTCGCCGATCTCTTCCAACCAATCAAGTGCGAGCAGGTCACCCAGAGCGGGGGACCCGTCTGTATCGGACTCGTCAAGGCCGGTCCCTGGCTTACCTCGTGGCACATGCTGCGCCGCATCGAGCAGGGCCTGCTCGAGCAGGGCATCGCTGATCTGTTCCTCGCCCGCGCCGACGGGCAGGACAGCTTTGCCCACCCGGTCGTCCGTCATAACTGTCAGGCACAGTAGGTGCTGCTCGTCATGGTATTGCACCTGGCCGTTGCTGTATGGAAGGGAGCCGGACAACATGGCGTCGATTCGGGTGAGGCTCCAGGTGCTGGTTTGGATCATGCCGGCCACACCTGGACTTCTGGAATCGTCAATGCCGGGCAGGCCACATAGCTGGGCAGTGCGTCCCCGTCCTTGATGCACTCGCCGCCGAGGAACTGCCAGGCCAGCGGGCCGTCGTCGGGGGGTTGAAAGTGACCCGCCGTCAATCGATCGTGATCCAGGGTGAACTTCACAGGGCCTGACCAGACGAGCTCCGCGCCATGCCACTCCTCAGCATGCAACACATCGAAAAGGGCCACGCGGCCGAAGTAGCGCGCTCCGCGCGCCGCAAGACAGCGCAGCCAAGGCCCTTCACACTCCGCAGGCTCTGCGGACTCTGCTTGCACTTCCAGTTCGGGAAACCGCAGGATGGAGTTGAGACCGTGCATCGCACGCAGGTGATGAACGCACTTCACGCTGTCACTCAACGCATCGAGCGCCTTACCTTCATCGATCACCACAGATGATCCGGCGGTCACGCGCGCGCGGCCCGGCAGCACCCTTTCCCCCGCACGAAGGTCTTGCTCTTCCAGGGCGTGACCGACCAGCTCGTGCACCGCGATTCCCGCAAGCTCCTCACTGAGGACTACTGGCATCGTCATTGCCCGGTGCAACGGCTCCGAGGAGGGGCGGAACGATTGCACCAGACTGACTTGGGCCTCCGCCAGCTCGGGCAGCCGCTCGGGGCTGCGTATCCATCTCCGTTGCCGGCCCTGTGCATGCGACACCACAAGGTAAAGGTCGGTGGCAGCATCCGAACTCAGGATTCGTCCACTCCCGGCGATGACGGTGCGCCGACGAAAGCACATCTCAAGAGTGAGGTCGACTTCGCCGGACGCCACTGGCGTGGAGGCCAGCACCGGCTCCAGAGTGCTGGCGTACATCTCAAGCTTGATCGTGGCGGCGAGCTCGTCCTCGTCCGGGGCCATTGGTTCAAGTTCTAGCCGCGAAGCCCGCAGTACACCAGGGGATGTACGCCACTGTTGGTGCCGGCTCCGCCGCCGCTGGACGCATTGCACACCCTTGTCCGGTGTGGAGCTGACCAGAAGGACCGAGCTGAGGTCCTCGGTGTATTGGTCAGGCTGCGGCATGGCTTCCCGGGTATGCCTCGAAGATGAACCGCAGTGACTCTTCCCTGTCGTCGGCGGCGTCGGAGACCGGTGTCAGCGTGCCCCGCGATGTGATTTCCGTGAGGATGATTTCGGCAATCTGCAGGGAGAGCTCACGCGCGATGCAGGTGTGCGCGCCCCACCCGAAGGCAAGGTGCGGTTTCGCTTCGCCTTGGGCGGATTCGATCAGCGACTGCCGGTTGGCGGTGACGACGTCAACTAGCACACGGTCGCCTGCCTGGATCTTTGCGTCGTGGAGAACGGTGTCATTGCGTGCAACTCGAGTGATCACCAAGTCCTTGACGAGTGCCGCACCGCGGGAGACGACCGACCGAAGGCTCTCGCCGTGGAGTTCGTCCGTCGAGAGCCTGCCTCGGTGCATTTCGGACAGCACCATGTGGGCGATCGACGTGTTCCGGCCGTAGGCGGCCATCTCGAAGAGCGGCATGGTCAGCAGGGCGATCTCTCGGGCGCTGAGGTTTCCGCGATCCAGTGCGAACCGGGGCAGCCCTGGGGTATCGAAGGGCCCGCCTGCCGCAACGGCCACGTGCAGCCTGTTCCAGACCCAGCCCTGCAACTGTCGGATGGCGTGCTCGTCGGCGCCCTCCGCCGTGAGCTTCGCGGCGTAACGGAGGGCGGCCAGCAGCGTGCTGCCTTCCTCTTGAGTGACCCCGCCCAGGGCGCATGCCACGCGTCGGCCATACGGCCGCAGACATTCCTCCACAATGTCGAAGGAAGTCCCCTGGGGCAGGAGGCTCACGACCTCACGTGCGCCTTCTCCGAATGCTTCGATCAGTGCGGGCATACGGGCCGGCGCGAGGTATGCCGCGAGTTCCTTGTGGCAGCGCGCGGCAGCGGCGCCGTCCGTCATGTCGGCCGCCAGGAAGAAGCTCTTGGAGAGGCCGGGCACATACTCGTCGAACCGTGCGATCCGGAAGTTGCCTGAGTCGTCGAGCACTTCCCGGCTCCGATCCAGGTCGGCTACGACATGTACGCAGGTCCCGCCATCGTCTGGGATGTCGTCCAGCAAGATCTCGTCAGCCATCCTCTACTCCTTCACGCTGTCTGCCGGGCGCGCCTCGCCATCACTGAGCAGAGCTCGGATCGTGTGGACTGCACCGCCTTGAGGCACGAGACTCAGCAGCACCTTCGCAACTGCCGCATTCACATGGGGGCCCTTGAAGGAAACACTGTTGAGCACTTCCGCGGCTTCGGCTGCCGCTCGTGGCATGCCGGACAGCTCCAACACGCGCTGCGCATGCGCTGCCGCCCGTGAGGTGTCCCCCTCGATGATGGCGAGGCGCATCTGCAGAGCCTCAAATTCTCGCAGCTTGTCTGCACCGTCCGCGAGGGTGACGGGAGGAGCCAAGGACAGCACCTCCGCCGCCGCTTTCGGATAACCGGCAGCCTCGTGCCGGAGAGCCAGGTGGAGAGGATCGACGACCGTCTGCTGCTCCGCAAGCCGTATGGATTGCTCGCTCACCTGAGGATCGAGCGCCGTCAGATCCAGCAGCTCGTCGCCGATGACCAGCACATCCGCGCCGGAGACCAGAAACTGACGGACAGCGTCCTCAGGGGTTTCCACCAATGGCTCGCCGAGCGTATTGAAGGACGTATTGATCACTGCGGGAAGCCCTGTCAAGTCTCCGAAAGCACGCAGGAGTTGATGATAGGAGCCGTCCTCTTCTGCCACGAGCTGATAGCGGATGGTGCCGTCCTTATGGCTCACCGAGCCGAGGCGATCATCCCGCGTCCGAGCGACAGCCAGCATGTAGGGGCCGAGCGACGCCGGTACGCTGTCGAGCTCTAGTAGCGACGGCGCCTGATCAGCATCGATACTGATACCGAAGGGCCGGAACGGCTCGCGGAACTTGACCCTGGAATTGAGGGTTTCGACGATACCCGGACGACAAGGGTCAGCGATGATGCTCCGGTGGCCCAGTGCCCGCGGTCCCCACTCCGATCGACCGTCGACACGGCAGACGAGTTTGCCCTCCGCCAGCAGACCGGCAACGGCAGCTGGTTCCGCGCTCGACACATGCCCTTCGAGTCCGTACGCGGCCCAGGCGCTCTTGCTATCAGCCGATGTGTAGCGGGGCCCCAGCACACTGGAGAACCTCTTGACGGGCTCTCGGGATCTGCCGAGGACCTCGATCCATCCGTAGTAGGCGAGTCCGATGGCGCAGCCGTCGTCCGTCGCAGCGGGCTGGACGAAGACGTCCTCGAATCCCGCTTCAAGGAGGCGGGAATTGGCGGTGCAGTTCAGGGCGACGCCTCCGGCGTAGGAGAGGTGCCTCGCGCCGGTCTCAAGCCGTAGGGTTGCCGCGGTGTGCAGCACGCCGCGCTCGAGCTCCGCCTGCGCATGAGCCGCGAGGTCCGCGGCAAGTGGTGTCCCCCAGTGCACCGCGCGGTACTTCTTGTCGAACCCTTCCAAGCTCCCGGCCGGCCGATTGCGATGGCCCGGAAAGACCGGAACACCCGCCACGGATTCCAGGAAATGGTCGAGCGCCTCCAGACTTACGTCGACGTCACCGTCCGCGGCGAGGGACACGAGCTCGGGCCAGTCCTCATGGGCGCGACCATAGGACGCGAGGGCCATGAGTTTGCCGGCGGCAGGCAGGCCGGCCTCCGAAAGGCCAGTAAGAGCCGCGAAGACGTCGAAGAACATACCCAGGCTGAGATTCGTCCTGGTGCCTGTGAACCGGCGGCATGTCTGCAGGACTCCACTCTCGCCCAGGAACCACGATCCACGCTCGAATCGGCCGTCGTCATGGCGGTAACCCTGCTCGTCCAGCACCAGCACAGCCGAGTCCTTGAACGGACTTGTGGCGTACGCACTGTAGGCATGCGCCAAGTGGTGTCCAGGCGCGGGAGGTTCGACTACTCGCTCTGGGTCCACCGGAAGAGCCTTGATCAGTTCGTCCCGGCAAGTGCGGACAGACCTGCCGCATACGACGAGATCCACTTCATGCAGGCCGATTCCACTCTCGGACAGCACCCTCGCGATCGCCCGCAGTGGTGGCAATACAAGGCCGCCCGAGTCACCCTCGTAGAAGCCCTGAGACCGTTTGCGACGGTCCAGACGTTCCTCCGCCACGGCGCCGACCACGGTTCCGTCGCGCAACAGCGCGGCCGACCTGTCATGGCTGGACATGCTTATACCCAATACGTACTTGTGCATCGGCTACTGTCCTTCGGTAGGCGCCATTGCGGAAGTCCGAGCACACTGGTTGGACCAATCCGCTCCCCACGCGTCGGTTGGTACGCCATGGTCAGCCAGGTCGTTCAAGAAGCTGCAGATCAGGGATAGGGTGATACGAGAACGATCTTCACTGTTGGCCTTGATATCTGTCGGAGAATTTTCCGCAACCTGACGAACGAGTTCGGCGGCGTCGGCGTTAAGGTCCACTATCAGCGTGCCGTAGCGGATCTGCGCTGTCTGCTTATCGAAGTAGACACGTATCGCTGTTGGGCCGGACCCTATGACAGCACGGTCGGTCGAGTTCAACGCGCGATCTCCAAAGAAGCAACCGGGGTGGTCAGCGGACAGGCGGCGTCGGTGGCACTTACATCACCAAAGTCAGCCAGGGCCCGCGACCTGGACCCACCACCACAAATGCTGCGGAGGCTGCAGGTCCTGCATCCTCCACCGATGTCCGCGACACGCAAGGACCTCATATCGGAAAGACGTTCCGACCGCGCCCAGATCTCCTGCAGTGACTGCTCCCGAAGGCTTCCACAGAGTTCACGGGACTCTCCGACCATGAGCACGCTCGGATAGACTGTTCCGTCGCCTGCGATGCACAGCTCCGCCCAGCCGGCGACATCACCAATGTCCCGGGACCTGGCGTAGGAAGCCTCTCGGAGTGGGCTACGGTAATCCCACGCGGATTCCGCTTCCTTAATGTCTATCTCCGCATCGATAAGCGGGAGGTAGAACTCCCACGGACTCGGCACGGAGAGTTGCATCTTAGGAATCCCGCCACTCAACCTCAATCGCGTCAGGTCAGCGAAGAACTCAGCCCATTCTGGCCAGGAGAAATCGTATAGGTCCAGGTGCTCCCGACCGAAGCCCGCAGGGAAGAACTTGATCGCCACCATGGACTGAGCGCCGAGCTCTTCGATCGCGAAGTCGTACGTCGCGACGAGGTCGCTGCGCCCAGCCTTCGTCATGGTGGTATTGACCGAGACGTCAAGACCTGCCCTGGCTGCGCGGCGAACACCGTCTGTCACACGCCTAAAGAGGGCGGCACGAGCAGCCGGGGTCGCCCCCGGCTGCGCCCGGAGCAGGCCGAAGCTGTCGGGGGTCGAACCGTCGACGCTGATGTTGAGCCCCACCTCCGGGCACGCTTCCAGCAGTGTCGCGATGGACCGGTCTGTCAGGAACAGTCCGTTGGTGATCGCCGACACACGCCAGCCGGGCAGGTTCGTGGCATGTTGCAGGATCTCCAGCAGGTCCGACCGCATGAACGGCTCGCCGCCGGCAAACGCAATGCTTAATGCACCCAGCTCATGCGCCTGACTCACTGCATCTTTGATCTCGGCAGTGGTTAATTCGCTCGGGAGGGCCTTTCCGGAGGCGCTGTGGCAATGCGTACAGGCCAGATTGCAAGCGTTTGTTAGATTGAAATCGACATGGACGAGACTTGGCACGGCGACCGTCCGGTGGGTGAGGAGTCGGGAGTCAAGCACTGTAGGCCACAGACATTGTGCAGAAGCAGAAGCCGGCTGGATCGGTTACGGAACCCAGGCAGATCCGATGGGTCATTCCCTCACCAGCCGACTTCCGTGTGGTGTGCCTAGCTCTTCACTGAGCTATTGCCTCAGCGAGCGGCTTCCGCCTGGATGGCGTTGCGCAGCTGCTCACGGACGGCGCTCGGAAGCGTGTCGATCGAGACCTCGTCGGCGGCCGGCTCCGCCGGCAGCTCGAAGTTGACCTTCGTGCGGTTCCACTGCATGGACTTGACCTTGGTGACCTCGAAGGCGGGCTTGAAAGACATCACAAACTCCTGTCATAGAGGAATTTACCTTCTTTGCCTTCAGCTCGACGGAATGAAAGTCGAGCAACAGCACCTGTGCTGGCCACTGACCGCGAGGCCAGAAGCTACTTCAGGCTGCCGCTGGCCAATAGACGAAAACATGGACCATCGCGAGCGTCAACAGCCAATCTGTCCGGAGTCTATCGATTTGTGCCGTTGGATGGTTCATGGTTCAGCCAGTTTTGGCGAATAATTGTTGCGTCGGTTCATGGGGTGCAGCTGCAGGGTATGAAGCGGCATTGCGAAGCAGTCATAGGGTGTGTTAAAGGCGACAGGTTGGCCGTCCGTCCCGCGGGCCTGCCTCGTGCCGTACTCCGAGTACAGGGGTGTGCCGTCTCACAGATCGCCGAGGAATATGTCAGTTCGCTCGTGAATGCACTGGGCGATGCGCCCGTTGCGCAGTGTGCGAACGAGGTCAGTGACCACCCGTACACGAGCGTCGACCTCGCGGTGGTGGAACCGCGTGTTCTGGTGGATCTTGACGTACCAGACCCCCGCTTGCGCTCCGTCAGCTCGCCATACCCGGCTCCTGTCGCGGGCCCAGGAGGCGTCCGTCCAGGTGGTGATGCGCCCCACCGCCTGCTCGGCGAGCTGTCGCACTTCCTCGGGGGGAGGTCCGGGTGCGTCGGCGGGGCCGTGCTCATGCCCAGCCCGTTTCGGAGTAGGGGCGTCCGGTGCGGATGCCCTCGATGGCAACCCGGGTGTAGGGGACGAGGTTGTCGGGGAGCGCGGTCGGGTCCCAGAATTTCCACTGGGTGCACTTGTCCGGCTCGCGCAGGTCTGGCTCGCCGGTCCAGGTCCGGGCGCGGAAGAACAGGCCCATGCGGGGCCGGTCCCCGGCTTTGTCGATGTGGTGGACGACGTGGACGAGTTCGACGTCCTGGTGCTTGATCTGCAGGCCGGCTTCCTCCCGTGCCTCCCTGATCAGGCAGGTGATGGCGCTCTCCTGCTCGCAGTGGCCGGCCAGGACGTGCCAGGTGGAGGGCGCGAACGTGGAGTCGGGGTGGCGCAGCCCGAGCAGCACCGTTCCGTCGGGCCGTTCCAGGTAGAGGTGGACGCCGATGACGTTGAGGACCGTGTCGTGCGGGGAGGTCGGGCGGTGCTCCTCGTGCGATGAGAGCCCGCTCTGTGGCGCGGTGCTGGCCGGGAGGCTGGCGGCGTGGCGCCGTACGAGGTCGCTGGTGGTGTCTGCGATGCGCAGGCGGTGGAGGTCGTCGGGGGCGAACCAGGCCAGCATCACCCCTTCCGTCAGGCGGAGTTCGCGGGGATCGCCGTTCCAGCGGCCGGCGTAGATGGCGATGGGCACGCTCGCGCCGGCGTCGTCGGAGGCGTACTCGGTGCCGAACGGGGTCAGGTCGGCGATGTCGAGGCTGGCTTCCTCGGCCAGTTCGCGCCGCACAGTGTGTTCCAGGGTGGCGTCCTGGGGCTCTCGGCCGCCGCCCAGCAGGGACCACATGCCCGGCTCCCAGATCCGGCCGGGGAAGTAGTCGCGCAGGTGGAGCAGGTACTCGCCGCGGTCGTTGTAGATCAGGGCGGAGGCGTTGGCCGTATCCGGTTCGGTCTCCCGTGTGAGCTTGAGCAGCTTCTCGCGTAGGGAGGGGGAGGTCACCCTGTCCACGGGCCGCCACTCGATGCCGGCGACCTCTTCTTCCTGCAGCACCACCGGCGCCTCGGTCGCGGCGTGCAGGTGGAAGAGGAACCGGAGGTCGAAGTGCTGGTGGCCGGGTTCGCCTTTGCCCGGGTGGGTGTCGATGTCGTGGATGTCGATGTCGAACGGCACGGCTTCGTAGCCGGGCCACGGTGCCACGGCCTGGGGCGGGATCCCGGTCTCCTCGTGCAGCTCCCGCAGCGCTGCTGCTGCCAGGGACTCGTCGACGGGCTCGGTGTGTCCGCCGGGGGCGAGGACCTTCCCGCTCGCCAGGTGCAGCACGTGCAGGACGCGGCCGAGCGGGTCGACGACGATCGCGCTGCAGGTGACGTGCCCGGTGAAGGTGGAGCGGCTGGCGATGTCGGTGGGCCGGTCCAGGGCGTCCAGGAGGCCGCCGAGCTGCTCGCGCTCGTGAGGGTGGCGAGCGAGGTAGGTCTCGACGGTGGTGCGGATGTGGTCGTGCGACAACGGCATGGGGCTACCTCAGAGGTGCGTGGAGCGGGACGAGTCGAGGCGGGGTGGTCGTTCGTGTCAGCTCAGCCGCATCCCCTCCGGCGGGACTTCCTCGATGGCGGCGGCGCGAGCCGTGGGCAGGTGCCACCGCTTCCGGGCTGTCTCCGCGGCGAGCAGGACTTGTCGCGCTCCGGGCGGGCCCCATCCCAGGAGAGCGGCTGCCTGGGCGGGGGGGGGCGAGCAGGCGGGCGAAAGGGCGCCCGGTGGCGGGGTCGGCGGTCGCAGGCCCGATGGCGGTGACCCGTGCGGCCAGGCGGAGCCGGGCGTTGGGCCCCACTCCGCCGTAGACCTCGCCGGTCTCGTCCAGCACCCAGCCCAGTCGTACCGGATCGGCCAGGGTGAGCTGGGCTTCCTCGGCGGCTTCGCGGTGCAGGGTGCCCTCGGGCGTCGTGTCGGTCGTCTCCATGGTGCCGCCGGGCAGCATCGGCAGGGCTCCACGGGGGCCGGGATCGGCCACGAGGACGACCCGGCCGTCGGGGACGAAGCACCACGCCCAGGCTTGCTGCACGGGCAGCCGCTCGGGGACGGGGCCGCGGTTGAGAGGGCTGCTGTCCCACAAGGGCCGGTAGCGGACGTGGACGTCGTGGCGGTCCAGCGCCGGGACGTCGAGGATGTGCCGGCCGTCGGCGAGGTGAGCGGTGGCGGTGTTCCCGAGCCGGGCGCGGTAGGCGGCGAGCATGATCTGCCCGCCAACGGGGCGCAGCCGCTGCACCGCGTCCCGGGTCTCCAGGAAGGCGAACTCGGACAGCTCCTCGCGCGGCAGGCGGATCGCCTCCACCTGGTCGGGGCCGGGGCAGGGCGTGCCGGGCTGAAGGTCAGGGTGGTGCGGGGAGAAGGAGTGGACGGCGAGCACGGCCGACAGGGGCAGGTCCACCAGGCCCAGTTCCTCGGTGATCTCGCGCCGGCAGGTGACATGCGGGTGTTCGCCGGGTTCGACGACGCCTCCGGGCAGCAGCCACGAGTCGTCCTTGCGGTAGGTGGGGTGCACCAGCAGGACCCGGCTGGCCTCGTCGGTGATGATCGCGGCGGCGCCGACCCATACTGCGTGCCGGGATGCGGCGTGCTGTCCCGTAGACAGGACGGCACGCGGTGTGACGTGCTGGGTGAGTTCGCCCAGATGACCGGGCGC
This portion of the Streptomyces canus genome encodes:
- a CDS encoding carbamoyltransferase C-terminal domain-containing protein; translated protein: MHKYVLGISMSSHDRSAALLRDGTVVGAVAEERLDRRKRSQGFYEGDSGGLVLPPLRAIARVLSESGIGLHEVDLVVCGRSVRTCRDELIKALPVDPERVVEPPAPGHHLAHAYSAYATSPFKDSAVLVLDEQGYRHDDGRFERGSWFLGESGVLQTCRRFTGTRTNLSLGMFFDVFAALTGLSEAGLPAAGKLMALASYGRAHEDWPELVSLAADGDVDVSLEALDHFLESVAGVPVFPGHRNRPAGSLEGFDKKYRAVHWGTPLAADLAAHAQAELERGVLHTAATLRLETGARHLSYAGGVALNCTANSRLLEAGFEDVFVQPAATDDGCAIGLAYYGWIEVLGRSREPVKRFSSVLGPRYTSADSKSAWAAYGLEGHVSSAEPAAVAGLLAEGKLVCRVDGRSEWGPRALGHRSIIADPCRPGIVETLNSRVKFREPFRPFGISIDADQAPSLLELDSVPASLGPYMLAVARTRDDRLGSVSHKDGTIRYQLVAEEDGSYHQLLRAFGDLTGLPAVINTSFNTLGEPLVETPEDAVRQFLVSGADVLVIGDELLDLTALDPQVSEQSIRLAEQQTVVDPLHLALRHEAAGYPKAAAEVLSLAPPVTLADGADKLREFEALQMRLAIIEGDTSRAAAHAQRVLELSGMPRAAAEAAEVLNSVSFKGPHVNAAVAKVLLSLVPQGGAVHTIRALLSDGEARPADSVKE
- a CDS encoding radical SAM/SPASM domain-containing protein gives rise to the protein MPSLVHVDFNLTNACNLACTHCHSASGKALPSELTTAEIKDAVSQAHELGALSIAFAGGEPFMRSDLLEILQHATNLPGWRVSAITNGLFLTDRSIATLLEACPEVGLNISVDGSTPDSFGLLRAQPGATPAARAALFRRVTDGVRRAARAGLDVSVNTTMTKAGRSDLVATYDFAIEELGAQSMVAIKFFPAGFGREHLDLYDFSWPEWAEFFADLTRLRLSGGIPKMQLSVPSPWEFYLPLIDAEIDIKEAESAWDYRSPLREASYARSRDIGDVAGWAELCIAGDGTVYPSVLMVGESRELCGSLREQSLQEIWARSERLSDMRSLRVADIGGGCRTCSLRSICGGGSRSRALADFGDVSATDAACPLTTPVASLEIAR
- a CDS encoding NUDIX domain-containing protein — encoded protein: MPLSHDHIRTTVETYLARHPHEREQLGGLLDALDRPTDIASRSTFTGHVTCSAIVVDPLGRVLHVLHLASGKVLAPGGHTEPVDESLAAAALRELHEETGIPPQAVAPWPGYEAVPFDIDIHDIDTHPGKGEPGHQHFDLRFLFHLHAATEAPVVLQEEEVAGIEWRPVDRVTSPSLREKLLKLTRETEPDTANASALIYNDRGEYLLHLRDYFPGRIWEPGMWSLLGGGREPQDATLEHTVRRELAEEASLDIADLTPFGTEYASDDAGASVPIAIYAGRWNGDPRELRLTEGVMLAWFAPDDLHRLRIADTTSDLVRRHAASLPASTAPQSGLSSHEEHRPTSPHDTVLNVIGVHLYLERPDGTVLLGLRHPDSTFAPSTWHVLAGHCEQESAITCLIREAREEAGLQIKHQDVELVHVVHHIDKAGDRPRMGLFFRARTWTGEPDLREPDKCTQWKFWDPTALPDNLVPYTRVAIEGIRTGRPYSETGWA
- a CDS encoding NUDIX hydrolase; this encodes MAGGRFAPGHLGELTQHVTPRAVLSTGQHAASRHAVWVGAAAIITDEASRVLLVHPTYRKDDSWLLPGGVVEPGEHPHVTCRREITEELGLVDLPLSAVLAVHSFSPHHPDLQPGTPCPGPDQVEAIRLPREELSEFAFLETRDAVQRLRPVGGQIMLAAYRARLGNTATAHLADGRHILDVPALDRHDVHVRYRPLWDSSPLNRGPVPERLPVQQAWAWCFVPDGRVVLVADPGPRGALPMLPGGTMETTDTTPEGTLHREAAEEAQLTLADPVRLGWVLDETGEVYGGVGPNARLRLAARVTAIGPATADPATGRPFARLLAPPRPGSRSPGMGPARSATSPARRGDSPEAVAPAHGSRRRHRGSPAGGDAAELTRTTTPPRLVPLHAPLR